A stretch of Henckelia pumila isolate YLH828 chromosome 4, ASM3356847v2, whole genome shotgun sequence DNA encodes these proteins:
- the LOC140867596 gene encoding uncharacterized protein — MGFFNFQYRFVTILVFLLPLITITEADILDPFYDNICNEVQCGKGSCESDRSYPFGFKCECEPGWKRTRLNDSDEQALLYLPCIIPNCSLDYSCMPAAPPAPAVPYNSSFFDPCYWIYCGEGTCTKNTTRTHICQCNTGYSNLLNISAFPCYSDCAVQADDCQRLGIRVSKSTSGSSSNPNDDSGATTLTMGIISWMALLIIPTAFIFYK, encoded by the exons ATGGGTTTCTTCAATTTTCAATATCGTTTTGTAACAATCTTGGTATTTTTATTGCCCTTAATTACAATTACGGAGGCTGATATTCTTGATCCCTTCTACG ATAACATATGTAATGAAGTGCAATGTGGGAAGGGAAGCTGTGAGTCAGACCGGAGTTACCCATTTGGGTTCAAGTGCGAATGCGAGCCTGGCTGGAAGCGCACCAGGCTTAATGATTCCGATGAGCAAGCTCTACTCTACCTACCTTGCATCATACCAAATT GTTCCCTTGATTATTCGTGTATGCCAGCAGCTCCTCCAGCTCCAGCAGTTCCTTACAACTCATCTTTCTTCGATC CTTGCTATTGGATCTATTGTGGGGAAGGGACATGCACGAAGAACACAACACGCACACACATATGCCAATGCAACACTGGATATTCAAATCTCCTCAATATCTCGGCATTTCCATGCTACTCCGATT GTGCTGTACAAGCCGATGACTGTCAAAGACTTGGAATAAGGGTGTCGAAATCAACCTCGGGTTCGTCTTCAAACCCGAATGATGATAGCGGAG CAACAACTCTTACGATGGGGATAATAAGCTGGATGGCTCTGTTGATTATACCTACTGCATTCATTTTCTATAAAtag